A single region of the Synergistaceae bacterium genome encodes:
- a CDS encoding SDR family oxidoreductase, translating into MGIIEKMRLDGKKGFVTGGARGIGKCTATAFAEAGADIAIVDLDIDEATKTAKEIADATGRKVIAIKCDVTDEADVTAMVNEVVEKLGGLNFCHANAGICINAPADEMTYAQWLKVINVNLNSVFLTDTIAGKYMLAHGGGSIINTASMSAHIVNVPQPQCAYNASKAGVIQLTKSLAVEWAKRGVRVNSISPGYIATDLIKASEFLKPLIAKWEDLSPTGRLGTPEELESICVYLAGDTSTFTTGADFGLDGAFTCF; encoded by the coding sequence TTGGGCATCATTGAGAAAATGCGCCTCGACGGTAAGAAGGGCTTTGTTACTGGCGGCGCGAGGGGTATCGGCAAATGCACCGCAACCGCATTCGCTGAGGCCGGGGCTGATATTGCTATCGTTGATCTTGACATTGACGAGGCAACAAAGACAGCGAAAGAAATCGCAGACGCAACCGGGCGCAAAGTCATCGCCATAAAGTGCGACGTTACGGACGAGGCAGACGTTACAGCGATGGTGAATGAAGTTGTCGAAAAGCTCGGCGGACTCAATTTCTGCCACGCCAACGCAGGGATCTGCATCAACGCCCCCGCAGACGAAATGACATACGCGCAGTGGCTCAAAGTCATCAACGTAAACCTCAACAGCGTTTTCCTGACTGACACAATCGCGGGTAAATACATGCTCGCACACGGAGGTGGCTCAATCATCAACACCGCTTCAATGTCCGCTCACATCGTCAATGTTCCTCAGCCTCAGTGCGCCTACAACGCAAGCAAAGCAGGAGTAATTCAGCTCACGAAATCCCTTGCTGTCGAATGGGCGAAAAGAGGAGTCAGAGTCAACAGCATTAGCCCCGGCTATATCGCTACGGATTTGATTAAAGCGTCGGAGTTCCTCAAGCCGTTAATCGCGAAATGGGAAGACCTTTCACCCACAGGCAGACTCGGAACGCCTGAAGAGTTAGAGTCAATCTGCGTATACCTTGCGGGCGACACAAGCACATTCACAACGGGCGCGGATTTCGGTCTTGACGGCGCATTCACGTGCTTCTAG